From the Lathyrus oleraceus cultivar Zhongwan6 chromosome 4, CAAS_Psat_ZW6_1.0, whole genome shotgun sequence genome, one window contains:
- the LOC127136354 gene encoding uncharacterized protein LOC127136354 produces the protein MSLVCEETPNSVKLGILKLTSGILEEIIEGQKTDVEFVDRLVLINQDKGGDFRIDKNDVMKFRARVSVLNVPKLKKSILEEGHISGLGIHPRATKMYQDLKKLFWWLGMKKEWDNISMDLVTSFPKKAKGCDSIWVTIDRLTKSTHFIPIKISYPLQKLDETYIEKVVSLHGIPSSIVLDRDLMFTSRFWQSLQEGLGTKLKLSTTYHP, from the exons ATGAGTTTGGTATGTGAAGAGACTCCTAATAGTGTGAAGCTTGGTATCTTAAAACTTACAAGTGGTATACTTGAAGAGATCATAGAGGGTCAGAAGACCGATGTGGAATTTGTTGACCGACTTGTGTTAATAAATCAAGATAAAGGCGGTGACTTCAGGATTGATAAGAATGATGTGATGAAGTTTAGAGCCAGAGTTAGTGTACTAAATGTACCCaagcttaagaagagtattcttgaggagggtcaCATAAGTGGGTTGGGTATTCATCCAAGAGCcactaaaatgtatcaagacttgaagaagttgttttggtggctAGGAATGAAGAAGGAA TGGGATAACATTTCCATGGATTTAGTTACGAGTTTTCCGAAGAAGGCGAAAGGATGTGATTCTATTTGGGTGACTATTGATAGACTGACTAAATCGACTCATTTCATACCGATTAAGATCAGTTATCCTTTACAGAAGTTAGATGAGAcgtatattgagaaggttgttAGTTTACATGGTATTCCATCGAGCATTGTGTTGGATAGAGATCTGATGTTCACGTCAAGGTTTTGGCAGAGTTTGCAAGAGGGGTTGGGTACTAAGCTAAAATTGAGTACTACTTATCATCCTTAG